In the Phocoena phocoena chromosome 14, mPhoPho1.1, whole genome shotgun sequence genome, ctccgtttttttccctcaagactgctttagctattcaggatcttttgtgtctccatacaaattttaaggttttttgttctagttatgtaaaaagtgccattggtaatttgatagggattgcattgaacctgtagattgctttgggagtatagtcattttcacaatattgattcttcccatccaagaacatggtatatctctccatctgttggtatcatctttaatttctttcatcagtctcttatacttttctgcatacaggtcttttgtctacctaggaaggtttattcctaggtattttattctttttgttgcagtggtaaatgggagtgtttccttaatttctctttctgatctttcgttgtttgagtataggaatgcaagagatttctgtgcattaattttctatcctgcaactttaccaaattcattgattagttctagtagttttctggtggcatctttaggatgctctatgtgtagtgtcatgtcatctgcaggcagtgacacttttacttcttcttttgcaatttgtattccttttatttctttttcttctctgattgccatggctaggatctGCAAagctatattgaataatagtggcgagagtggacatccttgtcttgttcctgatcttagaggaaatgcttttagtttttcaccattgagaatgatgttgctgtgggtttgtcatatatggcctttattatgttgaggtaggttccctctatgcccactctctggagagtttttatcataaatgggtgttgaattttgtcaaaagctttttctgatctattgagatgatcatatggtttttcttcttcaatttgttaatatggtgtatcacatggattgatttgcatatattgaagaatccttgcatccctgggataaatcccacttgatcacggtgtatgatccttttaatgtgttgttggattccgtttgctagtattttgttgaggatttttgcatctatattcatcagtgatattagtctgtaattttctttttttgtagtatctttgtctggttttggtatcagggtgatggtagcctcatagaatgaatttgggagttttccttcctctgcagtttcacctgtgaagccatctggtcctggacttttgtttgttggaagatttttaatcacagtttcaatttcattacttgtgattggtctgttcatattttctatttcttcctggttcagttttagaaggttatacctatgtgtctatacctttctaagaatgtgtctatttcttccaggttgtccattttattggcatagagttgcttgtagtagtctcttaggatgctttgtatttctgcagtgtctgttgtaacttctcctttttcatttctaatttcattgatttgagtcctctccctctttttcttgataagtctagctaatggtttatcaattttgtttatcttctcaaagaaccagcttttagttttattgatctttgctattgttttctttgtttctatttcatttatttctgctctgatctttatgatttctttccttctactaacttcaggttttgtgtgttcttctttctctagttcctttagctgtaagtttagattgtttgtttgagatttttattgtttcttgaggtaagcttatattgctataaacttccctcttagaactgcttttgctgcatcccataggttttggatcgtcatgttttcattgtcatttgtctctaggtagtttttgatttcctctttgatttcttcagtgatctcttggttatttagtaacgtattgtttagcctccatgtgttttttttcccctgtaattgatttctaatctcaccagcgttgtggtcagaaaagatgcttgatatgatttcaattttcttaaatttactgaggcttgatttgtgatccaagatgtgatctatcctagagaatgatccatgagcacttgagaagaaagtgtaatctgctgtttttggatggaatgtcctataaatatcagttaaatctatatggtctattgtgttatttaaagcttgtgtttccttatgaattttctgtttggatgatctgtccattgatgtaagtgaggggttagtcccccattattattgtgttactgtcaatttcctcttttatagctgttagtggttgccttatgtattgaggtgctcctatgttggctgcatatatatttataattgttatatcttcttcttggattgatgccttgatcattatgtagtgtccttccttgtctcttgtaacattctttattttaaattatcttttatgtgacatgagtattgctactccagctttcttttgatttccatttgcatggaatatgtttttccatcccctcactttcagtctgtatgtgtccctaggtctgaagtgggtctcttgtagacagcatatatatgggtcttgtttttgtatccattcagccagtctgtgtcttttcgttggagtgtttaatccattcacatttaaggtaattattgatatgtatgttcctattaccgttttcttaattgttttgggtttgtttttgtaggtcattttcttctcttgtgtttcccacttagagaagttcctttagcatttgttgtagagctggtttggtggtgctgaattctcttagcttttgcttgtctgtaaagcttttgatttctccatcgaatctgaatcagatccttgccaggtagagtaatcttggttgtaggttcctccctttcatcactttaagtatatcatgccactcccttctggcttgtagagtttctgctgagaaatcagctgttaaccttaagggagttcccttgtatgtaatttgttgtttttcccttgttgctttcaataatttgtctttgtctttaatttttgtcaatttgattactatgtgtctcagcgtgtttctccttgggtttatcctgcctgggactctctgtgcttcctggacttgggtggctatttcctttcccatgttagggaagtttttgactataatctcttcaaatattttctcgggtcctttctctctctcttctctttctgggacccctataatgcgaatgttggtgagtttaatgttgtcccagaggtctcttaggctgtcttcatttctttgcattcttttttctttattctattccgcggcagtgaattccaccattctgtcttccaggtaggtcacttatccgttcttctgcctcagttattctgctattgattccttctagtgtatttttcatttcagttattgtattgttcatctctgtttgtttgttctttaattcttctaggtgtttgttctttaattcttctaggtctttgttaaacatttcttgcatcttctcaatctttgcctccattctttttccaagatcctggatcatctttactatcattattctgaattctttttctggaaggttgcctatctccacttcatttagttgtttttctggggttttaccttgttccttcatctggtacaatgtcctctgtcttttcattttatctatctttctgttaatgtggttttccttccgcAGGCTGCAGAAtcgtagtttttcttgcttctgctgtctgccctttggtggatgaggctataaGCTTATAAGATAGGTGATTGCTACAGGGGCTCTTTCTTGATCTGTGTCTCAACAAGTGGCACctctctgtctttttgattatagccagcCTAGCGGCTATAAGGTGaaatctttttattataaaacatatttaaacatataaGGAGAGAAAGCAGTATTATGAATGCTCATGTACCCACCATCCAGTTTTAACAATTATCAACATCTTTTTAATCTTATTAGTgacttttaacagttttattgaggtatagttgacatacagtaaACTGTATGTATTCCAGGTATACAATTTGATAGGTCTTGAGAGGTGTATATAcccatgaaatgatcaccacaattaaGATAGTAAACATATCCATACCCACAAAAGTGCCGTTTATAATCGCTCCCTCCTACTTTTTCCTGCCTCATCCCCAAGCAACCACTGTGTTACTACAGGTTAGTTTCCATTTTCAAGAGctttatatatatggaataatatATTATGTACTCTTTGGtcaggcttctttcattcagcatgatgattttgagattcatctatttcAAGTGTATCAATAATCTATTCCTTTTTATCATTGATTCCATTCTATAGAGATACCACTATTTGATTTATGCATTCACCTGTTGATCaatatttgggtttgttttttttttttcctctccagggCTCTTacaaataacactgctatgaacattcatgtataagtctttatgtggacatatactttcttttcttttggataaatatctaggagtggaataaCTGGATCGTATgttaggtgtatgtttaacttcctCAGAAACTACCAGACTGTCTTCCAAgtagttgtatcattttacatccctaccagcaatgtatgagaattccagttgcacATCCTCACCAGTCTCTTTAATTTCAGTCATTCTAGTGAGTGTGAGGTAGTACCTTTTTGTGCTTTTAATTGACATTTTCTTGATGACGAATGACACTGAGcatctttcatttgtttattgtccatttgtatatattctttcctgaagtgtctgttcaaatttttttaCCCATATTTAATCAATTAGTTGTTACATTATTTTGCTCTAGTCAGAATTTTTATACTATTTGAGTAGAATAAGGGCTGAATTTTCTGACTCACCAAATTAGGcttcatttagattttctttttaatctcaaaTTGCCAGTAAAGCTAGCTGATCACTAGTGACTCTAGAGTTTGCTCTCAGACTTGTTCTGTTAATGGACAGAAATGTGTGATTCTACATGGGTTACGCTGCCTCCTAATTTTTGGAAAGAAAGTACAACACAAAAATATCTAGCGCGTTATCATCTCATAGTGAGTACCTTTTCTGCTAGATTTGTAACGCAGGATttgaggtggggggagagaaagagaaatagtaGTTGTACTGCCCCCACCTgccaaaagaaatttaaacaagcaaacaaagactAGCATTATctgatttaaatttcttttgaaacTTTTCTCTACATATAAATCCTAGTCCCTCTCAGCTGTCACCTCCATTTCCTTCCTTACCCCTCCCACCAGTGCTTTAATAGAGAACAAACCAGAAGGCATTCTAGAATGCTTTTTTCACCAATCAGAAGTAATGGAATGAAATCCAAGACCCTGTTCGGAAGATACGGAACTCTTGTCCCTCGTCTTTCCTCATGCCCTGTACCTACGATTAGTTTTGTCTCATAGCTGAATTTCTAATTTCCAGCGTTCCCAAACCATTTTACAAACATCCTTTTATTATTAAGCCTTACAATACTCTAGTCAGGTGAGtatatgtgttcattttattttgtgtgagtaaacagaagatttttaaagatcaaattACTTCTCTAcggtttatttcttttcttagacAACAGTATACAAAAAATTGACTATTCTGAACTTTAGAAATTGTTTGAACATTCAGATCAGGACAGTCACCATGGATGTGTAAGTCGTTGTATCCCTAATTCCTTACGTTTTTAGCCCTACAAAAGAATTCTATATGTCAGCTCCTTTCTACCCTCTTCATCCCACTTCTGAGAAAATTCTTCATCCCAATTCTGAGTAAAATTATTTGTGAGTGGCCTAGGCAGTATTTGACCTTTCTGATGCTCCTTTTTGGCATTTAATGTCATGATGTTTAACTTTCATGCCAAAgtagttttaatttgtttggccttctttattttgttttttgagacTCTTTTCAAGAGTAAAGGAAATATTCAGCATAAAATAATATAGTAAGAAGAATTTTCTCCCATCTTCTCTACAGAGAATCCCTTGTCAACCTAATGAATCATTCAAAGAAGACATCTGACTCTTTTCAAGATGAACTTGAAGATTATATCAAAGTGCAGAAAGCCAGAGGCTTAGAGCCAAAGACTTGTTTCAGAAAGATGAGAGAGGATTATTTGGAAACCTGTGGATACAAAGAAGAGGTTGATTCTAGACCCAGGTGTAGAATGTTTGATCAAAGACTCCCTTATGAACCCATCCAGACCTACCGAAGACCATGCAATATCTCACAAGCAGTGGAGAAGCAGTTACCTCTGTGGCTACCAGCTCATGACAGCAGGCTGAGACTAGACTCCCTGAGCAACTGTCAATTCACCAGGGACTGTTTCTCAGGAAAACCAGTAGCCCTGAACTTTAGTCAACAAGAGTATAACTGTAGCTCATACAGTGTAGAATCTGGAGTTTACAGGCACCTCTCCTTAGAAAACAGTACCAGTGCCCATCAAGCTAGTTATAAACAGATacatcagaagagaaaaagacacccAGAGGAAGGCCAGGAAAAGCCAGAAGAGGAGTGGCCCAAGCATAAGAGGAAGAAAGCTTATGAGGAAAT is a window encoding:
- the KRCC1 gene encoding lysine-rich coiled-coil protein 1 translates to MNHSKKTSDSFQDELEDYIKVQKARGLEPKTCFRKMREDYLETCGYKEEVDSRPRCRMFDQRLPYEPIQTYRRPCNISQAVEKQLPLWLPAHDSRLRLDSLSNCQFTRDCFSGKPVALNFSQQEYNCSSYSVESGVYRHLSLENSTSAHQASYKQIHQKRKRHPEEGQEKPEEEWPKHKRKKAYEEIDLDKHKSIQRNKTEAETVRVSTEKPKNQKEKKSRDAASKKEKRKRRKEKKEQGKERTEEEMLWDQSILGF